Proteins co-encoded in one Nicotiana sylvestris chromosome 7, ASM39365v2, whole genome shotgun sequence genomic window:
- the LOC104232282 gene encoding uncharacterized protein codes for MASSMKSSLILFFTCSLFLQVALGEIICENLPTNICAFSIASSGKRCLLEKSTLEDGKSEYQCKTSEVIVGNMREYIETDECVNACGVDRNSVGISSDSLLEAQFTSKLCSPDCYHKCPNVVDLYFNLAAGEGVYLPDLCKKQRSNPHRAMIELQSSGAAEDFADAPAPSPLSF; via the exons atggCCTCTTCAATGAAATCATCTTTGATTCTTTTCTTTACATGTTCCCTTTTCCTCCAAGTTGCTCTTG GGGAGATCATTTGTGAGAATTTGCCAACAAATATTTGTGCATTCTCAATTGCATCATCTGGGAAGAGGTGTTTGTTAGAGAAATCAACATTAGAAGATGGGAAAAGTGAGTACCAATGCAAGACATCAGAGGTTATCGTTGGAAACATGAGGGAATACATTGAGACAGATGAATGTGTAAATGCATGTGGAGTTGATAGAAACTCTGTTGGAATTTCTTCTGATTCTTTGCTTGAGGCTCAGTTTACCTCTAAGCTCTGCTCCCCTGATTGTTACCACAAATGCCCCAATGTTGTTGACCTTTACTTCAACTTGGCCGCCGGAGAAG GAGTGTACTTGCCAGACCTATGCAAGAAGCAGAGGAGCAACCCACACCGTGCCATGATTGAGTTGCAAAGCAGTGGAGCTGCTGAAGATTTTGCTGATGCTCCTGCTCCTTCTCCTCTTTCTTTCTAA